In bacterium, one DNA window encodes the following:
- a CDS encoding acetyltransferase, whose amino-acid sequence MARRGGNPFIHPLAEIDAETFIGKGTRVWQYTVIKKGARIGENCNIGSHCYVEGGASVGNNVTVKNGVALWEGVHLADAVFVGPYAVFTNDAYPRSPRAPEAKERYQNPQAVILKTSLEYGATVGAGAMILAGIIIGKFATVGLGAVVIQPVPPYALVVGNPARQVGWMCECGLPLPSKRKTLECEECSRRYKEVRKQLRRIS is encoded by the coding sequence ATGGCTCGACGTGGAGGGAATCCTTTCATCCATCCTTTGGCTGAGATCGACGCTGAAACGTTCATCGGCAAGGGCACAAGAGTTTGGCAATACACGGTTATCAAGAAGGGGGCTCGCATTGGCGAAAACTGCAACATCGGTAGTCATTGTTACGTGGAAGGGGGAGCATCAGTCGGCAACAATGTGACTGTAAAAAACGGAGTTGCATTGTGGGAGGGTGTTCATCTTGCCGATGCGGTTTTTGTCGGCCCTTATGCAGTTTTTACAAACGACGCGTATCCGCGTTCTCCCCGAGCTCCTGAAGCAAAAGAACGATATCAAAATCCTCAAGCTGTGATTTTGAAAACCTCTCTGGAATACGGCGCGACCGTTGGCGCAGGAGCCATGATCCTTGCCGGAATCATCATAGGAAAGTTCGCCACAGTCGGACTGGGCGCTGTTGTGATTCAACCTGTTCCGCCATACGCTCTGGTAGTGGGGAATCCTGCGAGACAGGTCGGATGGATGTGTGAATGCGGCCTTCCTCTTCCTTCCAAAAGAAAAACACTCGAATGTGAGGAATGCTCCCGGCGATATAAAGAGGTAAGAAAGCAATTGAGGAGAATCTCGTGA
- a CDS encoding class I SAM-dependent methyltransferase, producing MFKTNIECRICKSQALEQFLSLGLMPPANAFLTADQLKEPEMRFPLAVCLCGNCALVQLKDVVDPELLFKNYVYASSTSSSFRAHFQSFAEQVYHRFKLDSESLVVDVGSNDGILLKPFKELGARILGVDPAENLARIATEAGIDTLPVFFGIKTAQIIAEARGKAHILTANNVFAHVDDLDSFVKAVRAVLREDGVFIFEVPYLVDLLTKNLFDTIYHEHLSYFSLKPLLHHFQKQEMQVFEVQKVDSHGGSLRVFVRNAGAGQESADSVRKLLELEEDLAIYSLETWRSFSDRVQQNREKFRNLFQRLKSAGKRIAGYGAPAKGNTLLNYFGITHRELEYIADDSPLKQNLFTPGSHIPVSSPDRLSVDRPDYVLILAWNFADSIMERLSSFRSSGGKFILPVPSPEVIEN from the coding sequence ATGTTCAAAACAAACATTGAGTGCAGAATTTGCAAGAGTCAAGCGCTCGAACAATTTCTATCTTTGGGGTTGATGCCTCCGGCCAATGCTTTTTTGACCGCCGATCAATTGAAAGAACCGGAAATGAGATTTCCGCTGGCCGTTTGTCTTTGCGGAAATTGCGCGCTGGTGCAGCTGAAGGATGTGGTCGATCCGGAATTGTTGTTCAAGAACTACGTGTATGCTTCTTCGACATCGAGTTCATTTCGCGCCCACTTTCAATCATTTGCCGAGCAGGTTTATCACCGTTTCAAGCTGGATTCAGAATCGCTTGTGGTCGATGTGGGAAGCAACGACGGCATTCTGTTGAAGCCGTTCAAGGAATTGGGCGCGCGAATTCTCGGCGTGGATCCTGCGGAGAACCTGGCAAGAATCGCTACGGAAGCCGGCATTGATACACTTCCCGTTTTTTTTGGAATCAAAACAGCGCAAATCATCGCAGAAGCTAGGGGGAAAGCTCACATCCTGACTGCAAATAATGTTTTCGCGCACGTGGATGATCTGGATTCTTTTGTAAAGGCGGTCCGTGCAGTTCTCCGTGAAGATGGTGTCTTCATTTTTGAAGTGCCCTACCTGGTCGATTTGCTTACTAAAAATCTTTTTGACACGATCTATCACGAACATCTTTCGTATTTCTCTCTGAAACCGTTGCTCCACCATTTTCAAAAACAGGAAATGCAAGTTTTTGAGGTACAGAAAGTGGATTCGCACGGCGGTTCGTTGCGCGTGTTTGTCCGTAACGCAGGCGCCGGACAGGAATCCGCAGATTCTGTCCGGAAATTACTGGAGCTGGAAGAGGACCTGGCGATCTATTCCCTGGAAACCTGGCGAAGCTTTTCGGATAGAGTTCAGCAGAACCGTGAAAAATTCCGAAATTTATTCCAGCGGTTAAAATCAGCCGGTAAACGGATCGCCGGATATGGCGCGCCGGCAAAAGGAAACACGCTGTTAAACTATTTTGGAATCACCCACAGGGAACTGGAATACATTGCGGATGATAGCCCTCTCAAACAGAATTTGTTTACCCCTGGTTCGCATATTCCCGTTTCCAGTCCGGACCGGCTCAGCGTAGATCGTCCGGATTATGTATTGATACTTGCCTGGAATTTTGCGGATTCCATCATGGAACGGCTTTCTTCCTTTCGCAGCTCCGGAGGCAAGTTTATTCTGCCCGTTCCTTCGCCGGAGGTTATTGAAAATTGA
- a CDS encoding NAD-dependent epimerase/dehydratase family protein produces MIQSIVSEDLQRILNAIQTEAAALEGKTILIAGGSGFLGSYIVAVFQQLNRDIFSHPCTVFVLDNYITGSRNHILTRITDPNIHFVEHNVSLPYDMEGDLHYILHAAGIASPVHYRTFPVEAIESAIWGAKNLLELARRKTIQSFLFFSSSEIYGDPAPESIPTPETYFGSVSCTGPRACYDESKRLGETLCMTYFHRFGVSVRTVRPFNVYGPGMKVNDYRVIPTFLLRAMKGESLPVHNKGYQTRTFCYVSDAVTGFLKVLLSPQPGEVYNVGNDYPEISMAQLAQEIAGLFPHTVSIEFIEYPDSYPKGEPQRRVPDLSKIQKELGYSPQVDLRSGLHRTLNWFVENQRNMAP; encoded by the coding sequence TTGATTCAGTCTATTGTTTCTGAGGACCTTCAAAGAATTCTGAATGCAATTCAAACCGAAGCCGCTGCGTTGGAAGGAAAAACGATTCTGATTGCAGGCGGATCCGGTTTTTTGGGAAGCTATATCGTTGCCGTGTTTCAACAGTTGAACCGGGATATTTTTTCTCATCCGTGCACAGTATTTGTACTGGATAATTACATAACGGGTTCACGAAACCACATACTCACACGAATCACAGACCCCAACATCCACTTCGTGGAACATAATGTCAGTCTTCCTTATGACATGGAAGGCGACCTGCATTACATTTTGCATGCCGCAGGAATCGCTTCGCCTGTTCACTACAGAACTTTTCCTGTCGAAGCAATCGAAAGCGCAATCTGGGGAGCAAAGAACCTTCTCGAATTGGCCAGACGAAAGACAATCCAGAGCTTTTTGTTTTTCAGCTCAAGCGAGATTTACGGAGATCCAGCGCCGGAATCCATTCCTACACCCGAAACGTATTTTGGTAGCGTTTCCTGCACGGGACCGCGCGCTTGTTACGATGAATCGAAACGCCTCGGCGAAACTCTCTGCATGACATACTTTCACCGCTTTGGAGTTTCCGTTCGAACGGTAAGACCCTTTAACGTTTACGGTCCCGGAATGAAAGTGAACGACTACAGGGTGATTCCGACATTTTTGCTTCGCGCGATGAAAGGAGAATCATTGCCTGTCCATAACAAAGGTTACCAGACTCGAACTTTTTGCTATGTGTCGGATGCTGTGACCGGTTTTCTCAAGGTTCTTCTGTCTCCGCAACCGGGAGAAGTCTACAACGTGGGCAACGATTATCCGGAGATTTCGATGGCGCAACTGGCGCAAGAAATCGCCGGTTTATTTCCGCATACGGTTTCCATTGAGTTTATTGAGTATCCTGATTCCTATCCAAAAGGGGAGCCACAAAGAAGAGTGCCGGACTTGTCCAAGATTCAAAAAGAGCTTGGCTACTCGCCTCAAGTGGATCTGCGTTCGGGACTGCATCGGACTTTGAACTGGTTTGTGGAGAATCAGCGGAACATGGCTCCATAA
- a CDS encoding cupin domain-containing protein, protein MKRILRNVGDAITDERGAIKNIFDPDIRVRSVLLITSKAGSIRANHYHKKDTHYVYLLSGKMVYTEKDMNSMNSKKRSYIIHPGDLVLSPPMMAHAMHFLEDTLFLAFTTERREQGSYEKDTVRIQLV, encoded by the coding sequence GTGAAAAGGATTCTCAGAAATGTCGGTGATGCGATTACCGATGAGCGCGGCGCTATCAAAAACATTTTCGATCCCGATATCCGCGTTCGCAGTGTGCTTTTAATCACTTCAAAAGCAGGTTCCATCCGCGCAAATCATTATCACAAAAAGGATACGCACTATGTGTATTTGCTCAGCGGAAAAATGGTGTACACCGAAAAGGATATGAATTCCATGAATAGCAAAAAGCGATCCTACATCATCCATCCAGGAGATCTGGTGCTCTCTCCACCAATGATGGCGCACGCCATGCATTTTCTCGAAGACACCCTGTTTTTAGCATTTACCACGGAAAGGCGGGAACAGGGTTCCTACGAGAAAGACACGGTAAGAATCCAGCTGGTTTAG